The Nicotiana tabacum cultivar K326 chromosome 5, ASM71507v2, whole genome shotgun sequence sequence aatgtGAACTTTGAACAAGGGAAAAGCAAATTTTTAttatatcaatgtaatgaaaacgatctagggtcaTGGGTTATCTAACATTCCttttgtattcttcaattgaattgactaactaatttatctagtttattggttgacagagctaatattgctcataagaatctgtcgagttcttacttgcatattcaagctaacttaatgcctatatatTTATGGAGCTAGAATCAATAAGAACGCATTTATTCCTGTACatcaaccaagcaagacaattaggtatatttctagcCTAATCGCGAATCCATTCCTCGATGCCCGgattcaagaacttgctctattcaatcctatatgcaatctagaattcccactttcgagttcaattcaagatcgtagatagtattcaattggtgatcaagcaattaaataattaagtgcatgattaaataaataaaccaatatgataaactaagaaatcaaaatcaatatctgaataacaatagtcatgaagaACCACAACTCTAGAACGtaaagtttagctccacatagacatggtaacCAAACAACAAATTatacaaagaaacaaaaattactaagtttggtggaagaaagatggaacttgatgaatttcggcCTCTACGGCGGCTCTATGTTTGTGGTTTCCTCTCAAAAACGTCATCCTTcctcaaaataggtttaggttggtttttatatgagttggggatGTCTTGGGTCCGAAATAACCGAGTCCCGATCGAAATAGGACATGTTCACGTTTTAAGCGTCCAGGGCAGCATGAGGCGCTGGCCCTGGCACTCAACTTTTTAGCATTTTGTTTTGAGCGCCACAGGTAGTGCCTCACGCTGCATGTGGCCCTTAAATGTGCATTTTTGCCTTTTCTTCCCATTTTCGCTCCAATTCACATGTTTTCGTCCCAAATCGCATCCGAATGATTCCTACAAATAAAAATACCACAAATTAGCATAAAtcattatattatatatacatccGAAATCTACGAGACATAAGCACAATGTGaggcaatatatatataaaaatatgcaTATTTTAAGCCAAACATCAATAAGTGTCAACTGTAAAATGTAAGACTTCATCTTcggataagaaaataattaaatcttctCTTTGATCATCTACTCCTTTCTTTATGAGCTCATTTAGTGCAGTGAGCAGATAGCCAGATACTATGTATAGTTCGATTCAATTCTTTCCATGCATAGGGATCGGACACAATAGATACTTCATAGTGAGCTAATTATACTCACTTTATTCCCATTTAATTATCATGTATACTAAAATAATTGTTCTCAAATACTTATCATTTTATCAATTAACTATCTTTTGTCCAAATTTACTCTTAACATTAATTATTTTAGAATAAAGAAGCATGTAAATAGACAAAGATCAAAGAATTAATAAAGGATAGATTAGTCAAATTACTTTTcttattaatattttcttaatgagCATGTAAAACCTTATCCGGACAACTAAATATAAACAAAGggagtaccttactcaaccatcAGACCCTTTAGATATTCTTCTTGAGAAATGATCCGATCTGACCCATTCCTCGAATAAAGTTTTTACGGGATCCGTATCTACCAAATAATTCATCATAAATATTTCCATTAAGTTTAAGAATTTCACTAAAGTGAAACACTTTAACACTCTTGCAGGGCGAACACTTAGAGCGTGGAGAACGTGGCATGGAGCTGAACCAAAGATAACGATAGATCTGGCTTTGATATCATAAAGAGAAAACGAATCTTGAACCTAAATTAACATCGAAAGTTAACTCATGAACAAAGAAATAATTCCAGTAATTTCCTCAACGAATGTGAGTCACTCTAATGCCGGACATTTACTCATGAGCAGGGGTGGATTTAAGTCATTTTTACTATGCACGTGAACTCATGTTCTTTTTGCCAAATTAGATAAttcatgtatatattttgtaaatataatattatctgttggtttctatgctccaaaaagGTTTAATTGTGCTCTTAGTTGAATACTGAGTTATTTATTCGAAGGAACATGGAACGATTCTCATTTGATACTTCTTTTTTCTCACTTTTTTAGCAGTTTTGTTGATGGATCCGGTCTTGTCGAACAGGTCCGAATTCGAGGTTCGAACACAAAAGCCCACTAGCCGAGGTGAACTGGTTGCTTTTGATGTCCCACGATTCTGCTAGGTTTAGAAATAAAGGAGAAGGACAGGGGTCGCTAGGTCAGAAAAACGATAACTAAAAAATCTCCCCACGTAGAATTCacattctaaaaatcctaaatccGCTTCTTCTCACGTGTGGTTTTAGGAAAACTAATAATATGAACAAAGTGCATTCCAAGCTATAGGACGTTTACATAGTTTCGCATTCTAGATAGAGTATTAATGTAatttgtcctattttctattAAATACATTATACACGATATCACACATATATGCATTATAAAAAACTATGGGCAAATGAGAATATTAATAAGTGAATAGGTATGGACTCATCACATGAAGCCAACTGTTCTGTCTAAAAAAGTCAATAACAGCTAACAGCCAATCAATAAGTCAATTAATTGCCAATAATTGCGCAAAAATAACTGCCATGAGCCACCCAATCTCTCTGATGAGCTAATATCCAACAAAAACATTGAATATCATAAAAAATAGAAGAATGAGACAACTTGAAAAtaattccttttttgtttttttctcaaAGTGCTTAATAAAACTTCTCAGataatgagagaatagaagaagagaAACAGAAAGAGGGTTTGCAAAGCAATCTCTCTTCTTTGGATCTCTCAAAATCAtatcaattttttatatttaattagtACAATCTGACCcctcaaaaagaaagaaaaaatagtttAGAAAGTACCTTTTTCTTCTATATTCAGCATTGCCTTCATTATAATTTTCCATATACTTCATTCCTCCTCTTATCTTTCTTGAAGAATTTTCTCTACATTTTCTTGAGATATTAATCATGAGCAGATTTCGTGTAAATTCGTCTCCTGATTTAGTTGCTAATTTACCATCAGAACAATTCTATGATGATTCAGCTTTAGAAGGTAATGattgttcctttttttttcttgctCATGTTTGGTTTCTTGTGTTGTTCTTGACCTTTCAAAAGTATTTATGGGTGATCATAAGATTCAATGACCCCTCAATGATAAAGTTGTTTCCGTGTGATCCATAGGCCTCGGTTTTGAGCcatggaagcagccactaatacttgcattagagTAGGTTGTCTATATCACACCCCTTGGGGTGTGGTCCTCTCTGGACCTACGTGAATGCGGAATGCTTTCTGCACCAGCCTGCCCTTTTGCCATAAGATTCAATGAAGAGGAAGTATGATTTTTTTATAAACAGTGTTAGGACCTCTATCTTGAATTTTATGTTTTGTGCACCAGGCTACaacaatttctttttatttatacaAATTTTTTGCACTCAACTATTGCAGCATTGTATTTATTGATCAAAGTTTTGTGAGATAGTCgtgttttttatttaatttttttggattttatgtatttttagggGTTGCAGCCAACATTAAGTTATTGCTAAAGTTGACTCAAGAGCACAAAAATGCTTGTAACAAAGAGAAGAACGATGGCCGGAGAATGTTGAGGGTGGCAACCATGATGGCCATTCTTGATAATGTTAGgacaagaattcaaaaatgtCAATCATTTGGTAACAAGTCATCATCAGAAGCTGAATTAAGTCGATGTAATTCAGAGCTTAAGGTTACTAGTCATGTTCCAATAGACAAGAAGCACCACGAGCCGATGATTGATGAGAAAGAAAAACTACGGAAGCAGCTAAACGCGAGCTTGGTAGCACGAAAGAGCCTCGAGGCCATGTGTTCAAGCTTAGGGAAAGAAAAAGAGATTATGGCATCAGAGCTATCGAAAAAGGTCCACGAGTTGAATGAAATGGAGGACCTCATCAATGATctaaaagaacaaaatgagagttTAGTGGAAAGGTTACACGGATGTGCCACCGAGCAAAAAGAAAGGAGGTATAGCAGCGGTGGAGAAACACAAGGAAACATTGCCCTCCAAGAGAGAAATAAGGCACTTTCAGAGCAACTACTAAAGTCATTGGATGGTTATAGATCCATTAAGAGGAAATGGAAGGATGCACAAGCAGAAAACATGGCGATGCATGCAACCATGGAGGAAATGACAGCAAAAGTTGGAGCTGGACTTGCCCGAATCCACAGCTTTAAAGAACGAATTGCCTCAGAAAGTGTGCCCTCGACGGATATCCAAGAGGAAATTGTTGAATTAGAGCATATGTTTGAATGCTTTGAAATGCAAGTTGCAAAACATGGTCAAAAGGAAGGGGAATGTGTCAAACCAAAAGCAGAGATTAGTTCTTGCAAGCCTATAGTTCTTGCATAGAAGATATGCTAACTTAGAAACAAGCCGAACACAAAGGAGAAAAGATGGACTTCAACTTAGTCAGGTTATCTTTAACATGGTCCACAATCATGGCGTTCCACAAATGTACTGAAATGGGGAAAAGATAGCACATTCTTCTCTGCTATGGAGTTAACGTAATGAGTCAAGTATATGGTATGTAATAGGAAAATAACTATGTGATGTTGCTTTTTTTCATGTGTAATTTACAGGTGTAACCTATTCTGTCTTTCAGTTTTATATTAGTGCTAATGACATCAATAATCCGACCTCACTGTCATAACTTGCATTATAACTCATCTTACAAGACCTTGAAGTGATGTTATGGAATTATAATGGAGAGGAGTCTACTTTTTAAAGGAGTAGGGGGTCAGGGAGTCAGCATGATAGATTCTGGAATTTTATGTTCCTCTTATCCTCAGATTTGAACACACCTTTCAAACTATAGAATGTGCAAAGTAAACTGAAATTTAATTGAATCTTTTAACTTATTCATCAAGATATTTTGGGTACTAGTAACTGAATGATGAGATAAACTTTACAGACTGTTGCTTTATAAAACTAGAGACAAAAAGGGTAAGGCTTGCATGCGGTGCTGAATGATGTGAAAAACTTAGTTAGAAATGTTAACACTATTCCAGATCCAGCAACTTGGAGCCAGCAATGCAGTTAAGAATCCAAGTGCTGCTGGCCGCTACAGCTCCGGTGGAACTAGCCAAAGCTTCTGCATCCGATCGTTTTTTTTCTATTACTTCAGACTTATCAAGTTGCTCGCGACTATAAATTACAAAAGGTGGAAGGCATCCAGGTGAAAGAATTTCCTGATTCACTGCTACAGGCTTCCTGTTGAGGACAATTCCTCCAGCAGCAATAACAAGGTCATGTAGATAGCTCTTGTAGGAAGGTGAAAAGTCACCCATAAAAAAGAACTTGTATCCATTGAAAAGCTTTGGTTGCTGCAAAACAGGAATTTTGGCATTTAAAGAATACATAAGAGGATTTTAATGCAAATGATGAAATGTCCATCCTAAAGATTATCTTAGTTAAAGCAGGAAATTTGTAAATACAGCCAGCAGAAGATGAAAATGCAGCGAGACCTATAAGCAACCAGTAGAACAGAGGGAAGTGAAGGTTGAGATTTAAGTTCATCCTTCTTGAATCTAAACTGATATCCTTGCTGTCCAGATATTGAGGGGGGATAAGGAATTAAACTGACATTCTTAACTCTACAAACATTCTAGTTGAAGTTCCATTCTCTTTCTGGAACGGGAATGCATAGAACCTAAAAGAGTGATTTATCCACCTAAGGAATTAAACATTTCTCTTAACTGCCATTACACCCAGGACCTGAAATGCGCTTGATTAGTTTGTTATTAATGATAAATCCGGAGAAAGGTGTACCTTGTTTAAAATCCTCGATCTTCCAAGCTTAGGGCCATCCACGATGCCATGAGCATCCGTTTTAATCTCATATTGCTGCTCATCGACAAATTCTGTGGCTTCCAAGCAAGCAATAATCCCTGCAAGCATAAAAACCAAATATCAAGATGGACCAAACAGAAGCTAAACTCTGGCTGTAGAGAAAACACATTTGTAACACAACATATTCATTTGCAGTTACGAAAAGAAAAGGTTACTGACAGTCAATGCTCAATATCCATTTCCCAGCCAAGACACCCATCAAGTATTTGAGAGTTCTTCGGCATGTCCCTTTCTCATCTGTAGAAGCAATAACATGGGTGACACTTAGGTCCCAGTTCTTGACTACTGTCACTCCAGACAACCTCTTTAATGAAGAAACAAGCTCCTGCAAGGAGAAAATTTAAGTTATCCAGTTAATGAACCTCACTTATCTCAAaaaatatcatctgcaaatattATTCTGTTTACTCACTTTTTCATCAGCAGTTAGAGCTGAACTACAGAGCACCAAGCTCTTATTCTTCTTCTGAGACTTCCACTGCGAAGTAGCAGCATTATCAGGTGTTGCCGAGACTTTAGGCTGGTGGATATTAGAACTTCTGCAGATTAAAGACAATGAGAAGGGGACTTAGAACTTTGAGCCAAAATCTAAATTTTTTAGCTAACAATTCTAAGAATCTGTTGATCCAACCTTTTGATACTTTCTTTAATCCGGGACTGTTTTCGAGGGACCTCGCATGGCAGCTTAGAGTTGGCATGCAAAGGGCATAACATAACAAAGTTATCCTGAAACAATGAAAATAGAGTAAGTGATGCTgcttttttaataaaatataggtCTGAGGAAACGAATTTAAGACGTACATAATCCCATCGACACTCTGGTGTCAACTTGGCACAAGGAACATGAAAGCTTTTGCGACAACTCGTCTCATAACACCCAAGAGCTGCCCCCTTTACTCCACAGAAAAAACAAGTAATCCTCCGGCTCCTCTTCAGCTCAGCATCAAGGTTGACCGCATAATCTTCTTCAAAATATACATTAGGGGCCCTGTAGATGTGCATTTCTGTTTTTTACACTAGAAACGATTTGACTTGAAACAGATTCAACGAGTCTAGAATGATTTATGCACAAATGAATAAaagttttgatgatgacaaattgCTATACATTGAACAATGAACACAATAGATGTAGACAAGAAATATACACTTCTGTTTTatcttaaataagaaaaatacacTTTCTTAACCTTGACATTTGTGACACTGATGATGAAATTATTTAGAAAACCAAGAATTTTCTGATGCATTAGAGATTATTTATGACTTACTATACCACTTTTATATGAAGGATTTATAAAGAGAGGATTATTACCATTCTGCACAATGCTTATGCACATGTATAACACCAGATACTCCATTGACATCTTCTTTAACAGGCTTTCCATTAAGGTAGCTTATCATGACTCCTGAAATCTGAAAATTGGTTATGAAAAATGGAAGTATATAATCAATATACAAAGTCAAGAGGCAAACAGCTCCAAGAATAAATAGGAGGAAccagaaaagaaaaacacaatCAATGACTTATACCTCAGATTCCTCTGCTGAACGGCAGAAAGCACACTGGATCTTGTTGTGGCTTGCCTCACACTTCCGCAAAACCAATCCATTCACGTCCAAAACAGATTTCTCTGTTTCCAATGATTTATGCACTCTCTTCTGAATCTTTTCAAGTGTAATATTTTCCTTGCCAGCAAGCTGCTCATCTTCAGAAAACTTCACTTTTTTCTTACCATGAAGCTTGCCATCACACTCAAGCTCACATTTCTTGATTTGTGTACCAGAAGGAGTAGCTTCCCCATCATTATCCATGGGAAGCAATCTATTTGCTGCCAAATGCAAAGCTTCATCTtgggtttgtgtaatgttatcTTTAGCAGTTCTCTGTCTGTGCTTTGGTCTAAAACGAATTTTATTTTGTTCACCAATAGATCTCTGGTCCTGTTTATGACATGCCTTCAAGTCAAGTGTCTCAATGCTTCCTTCACTGTGTTTTTTCTGATCCCCAAGAGTAGACATATCGAAGGACTTGGGCTGACTGCTCTTGCGAAGTCTTTTAGCACAACATGAAGTGGAACTGTCTTCTATTGCTGACCCTGTGACATTTGTAGCAGAACTaccctttttcttgtttttcaaatcttTGTTCTTTGAGTTAAGTACATAGGCATCTTCCTGATTGTTCTTCATTGTTTGTTCAGCTGCTTTTTGTAAGTTATTATGAAATTCTGATACTTCACCaattattttcttgccttgtttcttCTTAGTGCATCTAAGTGCCTTACTCTGGCTAGACTTGCAAACAACACCTTTGGTCCCAGTGATTTCATTTTCAAGAGGAAATAAAGAG is a genomic window containing:
- the LOC107821037 gene encoding uncharacterized protein LOC107821037 isoform X1 → MSRFRVNSSPDLVANLPSEQFYDDSALEGVAANIKLLLKLTQEHKNACNKEKNDGRRMLRVATMMAILDNVRTRIQKCQSFGNKSSSEAELSRCNSELKVTSHVPIDKKHHEPMIDEKEKLRKQLNASLVARKSLEAMCSSLGKEKEIMASELSKKVHELNEMEDLINDLKEQNESLVERLHGCATEQKERRYSSGGETQGNIALQERNKALSEQLLKSLDGYRSIKRKWKDAQAENMAMHATMEEMTAKVGAGLARIHSFKERIASESVPSTDIQEEIVELEHMFECFEMQVAKHGQKEGECVKPKAEISSCKPIVLA
- the LOC107821037 gene encoding uncharacterized protein LOC107821037 isoform X2 — translated: MLRVATMMAILDNVRTRIQKCQSFGNKSSSEAELSRCNSELKVTSHVPIDKKHHEPMIDEKEKLRKQLNASLVARKSLEAMCSSLGKEKEIMASELSKKVHELNEMEDLINDLKEQNESLVERLHGCATEQKERRYSSGGETQGNIALQERNKALSEQLLKSLDGYRSIKRKWKDAQAENMAMHATMEEMTAKVGAGLARIHSFKERIASESVPSTDIQEEIVELEHMFECFEMQVAKHGQKEGECVKPKAEISSCKPIVLA
- the LOC107821036 gene encoding protein BREAST CANCER SUSCEPTIBILITY 1 homolog; this encodes MADTSHLEKMGRELKCPICLSLLNSAVSLTCNHVFCNLCIQTTMKLGSNCPVCKVPFHRREIRPALHMDNLVNIYKNMEVASGVNIFVTQTNSTSILPGEDNQSNGKQTCGLPDEGKTVTEAPATDNQKRKRGKGSKKSSECNKKNTGSNLIRPSFPTKKRVQVPQYPPLETPPPSKLAGGNGKSITNEAQKPLVIEKDRSMLNEKGEPVLSPFFWLREEEDVERSSQQTDGDIIRDTPPVIPCFSDIKDMDDEVHCELSPKSGTHNAANGADLFDSEMFDWTQRACSPELCSSPYKTKIKDTECAAAQEKTRAPSLKRHSVESATQDSTVVVNVEGSDKEQLKSHSLFPLENEITGTKGVVCKSSQSKALRCTKKKQGKKIIGEVSEFHNNLQKAAEQTMKNNQEDAYVLNSKNKDLKNKKKGSSATNVTGSAIEDSSTSCCAKRLRKSSQPKSFDMSTLGDQKKHSEGSIETLDLKACHKQDQRSIGEQNKIRFRPKHRQRTAKDNITQTQDEALHLAANRLLPMDNDGEATPSGTQIKKCELECDGKLHGKKKVKFSEDEQLAGKENITLEKIQKRVHKSLETEKSVLDVNGLVLRKCEASHNKIQCAFCRSAEESEISGVMISYLNGKPVKEDVNGVSGVIHVHKHCAEWAPNVYFEEDYAVNLDAELKRSRRITCFFCGVKGAALGCYETSCRKSFHVPCAKLTPECRWDYDNFVMLCPLHANSKLPCEVPRKQSRIKESIKRSSNIHQPKVSATPDNAATSQWKSQKKNKSLVLCSSALTADEKELVSSLKRLSGVTVVKNWDLSVTHVIASTDEKGTCRRTLKYLMGVLAGKWILSIDWIIACLEATEFVDEQQYEIKTDAHGIVDGPKLGRSRILNKQPKLFNGYKFFFMGDFSPSYKSYLHDLVIAAGGIVLNRKPVAVNQEILSPGCLPPFVIYSREQLDKSEVIEKKRSDAEALASSTGAVAASSTWILNCIAGSKLLDLE